One Alicyclobacillus acidoterrestris DNA window includes the following coding sequences:
- a CDS encoding PAS domain S-box protein gives MKFNHHYRAFPKGDQSMGWSYSDSHLEIYKSIIEHNSDGIFVLAIDGTIMEVNQTAIYLFGYSQEEFQGRSFLQMAFHKTTERVEEYFRKALQGVPSEFQTDTLHKNGGILHLQVKLVPLYVREKVVGVFCVTKDITEQKQLEKSLRESEERYRKLSELSPRGIVVHRDGVILYVNPATVKMLKEDHLIGKDIFSYVHPDSLQIAKQRIAEMVKDKNPSFVEMKLQLSDGELLYVDMGSTAIHIDGSPAILMVFTDDTEKKMIEQALMQSEKRYRRLVENSPEPIVIYQNESIQYANPACVELFGESSLEGLVGKSIFDYFHPDSVHLIENRIHEVEQIGTKLDTVEEKLVRRDGTVIDVDVTGITIRHEGKLAFLMMYHDISRRKRAEQALRESEQKYRLIAENMHDLICLIDWDGRFIYASPSHTTLLGFPTKAYEGNFARDWMHKEDHPKIRSQLENAVRTQEPCMFEFRFRDIKDNWIWLEGKATPVFDHEGNFKHFLVVSRDITERKAYEEKLAHLAFHDALTGLPNRRLFRDRFKQAIKEAERYGRKMAVMYMDMDRFKSINDTLGHDVGDKLLKKFAQRVKDCLRNSDILARLGGDEFTVLLPEIEQEDDVVRVAQRILASIQQPWEIGEHVFETSSSIGIAFYPMDGTTRQELLRHADEALYSAKESGRNTVKTYSLSIGKTHDEV, from the coding sequence ATGAAATTTAACCATCATTATCGAGCTTTCCCGAAGGGAGATCAATCTATGGGCTGGTCGTACAGCGACTCACATCTCGAAATTTACAAATCTATCATCGAACATAATTCCGATGGGATTTTTGTTCTTGCTATCGATGGAACCATTATGGAAGTTAATCAAACCGCAATATACTTGTTTGGCTACTCACAAGAGGAGTTTCAGGGACGCTCTTTTCTGCAGATGGCTTTCCATAAAACAACAGAACGAGTTGAAGAATATTTCCGCAAAGCGTTGCAGGGGGTTCCATCCGAATTTCAGACCGATACACTTCATAAAAATGGGGGCATCCTTCACCTGCAGGTTAAGTTGGTTCCTTTGTATGTCCGTGAAAAAGTCGTCGGAGTATTTTGTGTCACGAAGGATATTACTGAACAAAAGCAACTGGAAAAATCGTTAAGAGAAAGTGAAGAACGCTATCGTAAGCTTTCAGAACTCTCTCCCAGGGGAATTGTTGTGCACAGAGATGGTGTAATCCTCTATGTGAACCCTGCAACTGTAAAAATGTTGAAGGAAGATCATTTGATAGGTAAAGATATCTTCTCTTACGTACACCCAGATTCCTTGCAAATTGCGAAGCAGAGGATAGCAGAAATGGTCAAGGACAAGAATCCTTCTTTCGTGGAAATGAAATTGCAATTGTCGGATGGAGAATTGTTGTATGTAGATATGGGCAGTACCGCTATCCATATTGATGGCAGTCCTGCCATTTTGATGGTTTTTACAGATGACACAGAGAAAAAAATGATCGAACAAGCCTTGATGCAAAGCGAAAAACGATATAGACGGTTGGTTGAAAATTCACCTGAACCCATCGTGATTTATCAGAATGAGTCTATTCAATATGCAAATCCTGCGTGCGTTGAACTATTTGGCGAGTCGTCTTTGGAAGGGTTGGTTGGGAAATCTATCTTCGATTACTTCCACCCCGATTCTGTTCACTTGATCGAAAATCGCATCCATGAAGTAGAGCAAATTGGAACTAAGCTGGATACTGTGGAAGAGAAGCTGGTACGTCGGGATGGAACAGTCATTGACGTTGACGTTACGGGAATTACCATTCGTCATGAAGGTAAGCTTGCTTTCCTGATGATGTATCATGACATTAGCCGCAGAAAGAGGGCAGAACAAGCTCTTCGTGAAAGTGAACAAAAGTACCGATTGATAGCAGAAAACATGCATGACTTGATATGCTTGATCGATTGGGATGGACGTTTTATATACGCTTCCCCATCCCATACCACTCTGTTAGGATTTCCAACTAAAGCCTATGAGGGCAATTTCGCAAGGGATTGGATGCACAAAGAAGACCATCCGAAAATACGTAGCCAATTGGAGAATGCCGTAAGGACACAAGAGCCTTGCATGTTTGAGTTCAGATTTCGAGATATAAAAGACAATTGGATATGGTTGGAGGGTAAAGCGACACCTGTTTTTGATCATGAAGGTAATTTTAAGCATTTCCTTGTGGTATCCAGAGATATAACAGAGAGAAAAGCATATGAGGAAAAATTGGCGCATTTGGCGTTCCATGATGCTTTGACAGGCTTGCCCAATCGTCGATTGTTCAGAGATCGATTCAAACAAGCAATCAAAGAAGCTGAACGATATGGGCGGAAGATGGCAGTGATGTATATGGATATGGATCGTTTCAAATCCATCAATGACACACTGGGTCATGATGTTGGGGATAAACTCCTTAAAAAGTTTGCACAGAGGGTGAAAGATTGTCTTCGGAACAGCGACATCCTTGCTCGTCTTGGTGGAGATGAATTTACCGTTCTTCTTCCTGAAATTGAACAGGAAGACGATGTAGTCCGAGTTGCCCAGCGAATTCTGGCATCCATTCAACAACCTTGGGAAATCGGAGAACATGTATTTGAAACGAGTTCGAGTATTGGTATTGCCTTTTATCCGATGGATGGAACTACAAGGCAAGAATTGCTCCGACATGCGGACGAGGCTTTGTACAGCGCGAAGGAAAGTGGAAGGAACACTGTCAAGACGTATTCATTATCAATTGGGAAGACACACGACGAGGTGTGA